The genomic segment CGTCGTCCCGGACGAGACGATGGACGCGGTTATCGATCCGGTCGCCACTCAACCTGTAATCGACTGCGTTGCGACTTGTAAGGACCTTACGCTCCACACTGGTGCGGTATTGTCGCATACCGGCGGCAACGCAGTGACAGTTCACGGCGATGTATATAACTCGGCCGGAAAACGACTAATTGTCGGCGGTTCGATAATATTATATAGCAACATTAATATCGAGGATTGAAAAGGAAGATTATGCGTGACGAGGAGAAAACGTGAGTGTGAAAGAATTGATCTCAAAGGAAATCGAGAGGGTTCCCGAGCGGTTCCTCGGGGAAATACTCGATTTCATTCGATTCATGGAAACAAAGGCCACGGAAGAGAAAATGGTAGCGGCTGTCGCAAGCGAATCGTCACTCAGAAAGGATTGGCTAACGCCCGAGGAGGATAAGGCTTGGCAACATTTGTAAAAGGAGATGTGGTAGTCGTCCCGTTTCCGTTTTCGGATTTGACGCGTGCCAAAAGGCGCCCCGCTCTTGTCGTTGCGGAATTGGAGGACGACGACCTGATCCTTTGCCAAATAACCAGCCGGTAGGTTGAAGATGGATATGCAATTTCGCTCGACGAGGTCGATTTCGAATCTGGAACGCTAAGACAGGAGAGCAACGTGCGACCAAATCGTATTTTTACGGCAGACCGACATATTATTCTGTATTGCACCGGTCATCTCAGGCGCGAGAAGATCGACAGCGTAACGAATAGGATAATCGAGATATTGCGGAGATGAAACTCGACCCGAAAACGCCGGGAGCACAAAGGGGTGCTCCCCTATGGATTTTGATTGAATTTTAGATTTTTAGACATAACCCCCAATCGAGGGTAGGAAATATGAAAATACAAAAATACAAGAGATTAACAGCGGCTACAACCTTAAGCATCGCACTAGTATTTTCGATTCTAGCGTGGTCTGCTTGGGCCGAGACACCAGTTATGTCCGGCGGCGGCCATGTTATTCAGCGAGATGCTTTCAGCTCCGGCGGGATGGTTGGTCGTGCGGGAGGTGCGTTCCAGGTGCACGACATCCTCGGGCAGTCTTCACCGCTTACTTATCCGGATACGACTAGCGGCGACGATTATAAGCTCACACATGGGTTTTTAGCCCCGGAGCAATACGACACACTTGTTCCGCAAAGTTGGATTTGGACGGAATTACGTTATGTGCCTGATACTTTTATTACGGTTAATTGGATGGGCGACGACATGGACTCGCTTACCGGTTATGATTCGGGGATTATGTTTTACGATGTCCAATACAGTGACGACTGGGGAACCTCGTGGAACGACTGGTTAGTCGAGACAATCGACACGACTGGCATCTTTGGCCCCGGAACCATGGGCACCGAATACTGGTTCAGGGTTCGCGCAACCGATGGAATAGGCAATATCGAGCCTTACCCAACGGCTGCAGATAGCATCGCTGAAGCTACTATCGATTACCTCGTTACTATTGTTACCACTGTGGCTCCCGGTGGAGATCCCTTGAGCATTCTCAATTCCATTAAATTTGAGCATTATGATACATCGATGTCAACTCTGGCTGTCGATAGCGGATTTGGATCAAATCAAATATGGTGTGTCCCAACCACAGATTTAGATATTTTCACACTTTCTACAGACTCGGATTCCCTAGAACGCTGGTTCACTCTTGATTCTACAAGCTATGTTACAAATTCTGCCTTTGCTTGTTCTTTATATTATTGGCATCAGCATCGCATCATTCTTACACTTCTTGGCACGAGTGCTATACGCCCAGCTGACCTTGAAACATTCACAAAATTCGGTGGAGACACGACGGGTGCGCAATCGGGTATTTACGACAATTGGATAGACAATCAGGGTAACGTGCGATTTTCTGAGTTTACTTCGGGTGTGCCAATATATCGCACATATGATACACGCGAATGGATTGGTGTAACGGATGCTTTGATTGATACAATCAA from the bacterium genome contains:
- a CDS encoding DUF2281 domain-containing protein → MSVKELISKEIERVPERFLGEILDFIRFMETKATEEKMVAAVASESSLRKDWLTPEEDKAWQHL
- a CDS encoding fibronectin type III domain-containing protein; its protein translation is MKIQKYKRLTAATTLSIALVFSILAWSAWAETPVMSGGGHVIQRDAFSSGGMVGRAGGAFQVHDILGQSSPLTYPDTTSGDDYKLTHGFLAPEQYDTLVPQSWIWTELRYVPDTFITVNWMGDDMDSLTGYDSGIMFYDVQYSDDWGTSWNDWLVETIDTTGIFGPGTMGTEYWFRVRATDGIGNIEPYPTAADSIAEATIDYLVTIVTTVAPGGDPLSILNSIKFEHYDTSMSTLAVDSGFGSNQIWCVPTTDLDIFTLSTDSDSLERWFTLDSTSYVTNSAFACSLYYWHQHRIILTLLGTSAIRPADLETFTKFGGDTTGAQSGIYDNWIDNQGNVRFSEFTSGVPIYRTYDTREWIGVTDALIDTINYNYLTTVIRNSFSGIDSGKVMVDGDTVDSPYYVSWEPGIPHTIEAISPQLPTLESRYAFISWNIGSEIRHTIMVTPPYISEYIAFFEMQHPVSVIKIPENPHGWISWDEDTAWGVSRETFWSFFLSEHNIEVSDSDAYSDTIWHFDHWEDSGTLPSRDYTISFPGHTELYALYYYELNDIVLSFDIPDTIWNVGNLQHGESRIMSVDDSIKVVNNGDVPLDWGLWIRDAGVYWAPDSTPSLDHFSLFGRFTLEAEPPTRVDFQLYNDLIMPSMKWSTPTLLGPAGNNVPPSGTNWSYLWFRLRAPYSSSYPTFNEVIKVGILCRAHMP